One stretch of Saccharopolyspora erythraea DNA includes these proteins:
- the murQ gene encoding N-acetylmuramic acid 6-phosphate etherase, translating into MRDTEHAVRVESPTERSNPRTKDIDLLPTLDILHLLNSEDRTVPAAVGRALPELARAVDMAVSALRGGGRVHYVGAGTSGRLAVLDAAELIPTFNVPPNWFVAHQAGGTGAFQRAVENAEDNADAGAATIEAEATGADFVLGLAASGRTPFVMGALDAARRMGAGTGLVSANPESAANSPAEVVIAVDTGPEPITGSTRMKAGTAQKLVLTSFSTSVMIRLGRTYSNLMVSMLATNAKLRGRTITILREATNAPEADCEAALTAADGDLKTALVHLLTDVDVERASAALAVSDGHVREAIRSLNA; encoded by the coding sequence ATGAGGGACACCGAGCACGCGGTGCGAGTCGAATCCCCGACCGAGCGGTCCAACCCCAGGACCAAGGACATCGACCTGCTGCCCACGCTCGACATCCTGCACCTGCTGAACTCCGAGGACCGCACGGTCCCGGCGGCCGTGGGCCGGGCGCTGCCGGAGCTGGCGCGCGCGGTCGACATGGCCGTCAGCGCGCTGCGCGGCGGCGGGCGCGTGCACTACGTCGGCGCGGGCACCTCCGGGCGGCTGGCGGTCCTCGACGCAGCCGAGCTCATCCCCACGTTCAACGTGCCGCCGAACTGGTTCGTCGCGCACCAGGCGGGCGGCACGGGCGCTTTCCAGCGGGCCGTCGAGAACGCCGAGGACAACGCCGACGCGGGCGCCGCGACGATCGAGGCCGAGGCCACCGGCGCCGACTTCGTGCTCGGCCTGGCGGCCTCGGGCCGCACCCCGTTCGTCATGGGCGCGCTCGACGCGGCGCGGCGGATGGGCGCGGGCACCGGCCTGGTCTCGGCCAACCCCGAGTCCGCCGCGAACTCCCCGGCCGAGGTGGTGATCGCCGTCGACACCGGCCCGGAGCCGATCACCGGCTCGACCAGGATGAAGGCGGGAACCGCGCAGAAGCTGGTGCTCACGTCGTTCTCGACGTCGGTGATGATCCGGCTCGGCCGCACCTACTCCAACCTGATGGTGAGCATGCTCGCCACGAACGCGAAGCTGCGCGGGCGCACGATCACCATCCTGCGGGAGGCAACCAACGCCCCGGAAGCCGACTGCGAGGCGGCGCTGACCGCCGCCGACGGCGACCTCAAGACGGCGCTGGTGCACCTGCTGACCGACGTCGACGTCGAGCGGGCCTCGGCGGCGCTCGCGGTCTCCGACGGTCACGTGCGCGAGGCGATCAGGTCGCTCAACGCGTGA
- a CDS encoding MurR/RpiR family transcriptional regulator, which produces MVTDDTLPESGEASPLIRIRSLLPGLARAEQRVANIVLADPASVARRSITEVAEAAGTSETTVTRFCKAIGVGGYPDLRIALAADTARTSSRDRDLGSDIGPEDDVRKIIEKVSYADAKAVEETADQLDAETLRSLVDAVARARRIDVYGVGASAFVALDLQQKLHRIGLTCFAWSDTHNALTSAAVLREGDVAIGISHTGATTETVEALQEAGKRGATTAALTNFARSPITEVADHVLTTAVRETTYRSGAMASRIGQLTVIDCLFIGVAQRHLDQTRAALEATYEAVGAHRLGARPDRRRQKEDGR; this is translated from the coding sequence ATGGTCACCGACGACACCCTTCCCGAATCCGGCGAAGCCAGCCCGCTGATCCGGATCCGCTCGCTGCTCCCGGGCCTGGCCCGCGCCGAGCAGCGAGTGGCCAACATCGTGCTGGCCGACCCGGCGTCGGTCGCCCGCCGCAGCATCACCGAGGTGGCCGAGGCCGCGGGCACGAGCGAGACCACGGTCACCCGCTTCTGCAAGGCGATCGGGGTGGGCGGCTACCCCGACCTGCGCATCGCGCTGGCCGCCGACACCGCCCGCACCTCCAGCCGGGACCGCGACCTCGGCAGCGACATCGGGCCGGAGGACGACGTCCGCAAGATCATCGAGAAGGTGTCCTACGCCGACGCCAAGGCCGTCGAGGAGACCGCCGACCAGCTCGACGCCGAGACGCTGCGCAGCCTCGTCGACGCCGTCGCCCGGGCGCGGCGCATCGACGTCTACGGCGTGGGCGCCAGCGCGTTCGTCGCGCTCGACCTCCAGCAGAAGCTGCACCGCATCGGGCTGACCTGCTTCGCGTGGTCGGACACCCACAACGCGCTCACCTCGGCGGCCGTGCTGCGCGAGGGCGACGTAGCGATCGGGATCTCGCACACCGGTGCGACCACCGAGACCGTCGAGGCGCTGCAGGAAGCGGGCAAGCGCGGGGCCACCACCGCCGCGCTGACCAACTTCGCCCGCTCGCCCATCACCGAGGTGGCCGACCACGTGCTGACCACCGCCGTGCGGGAGACGACCTACCGCTCCGGCGCGATGGCCAGCCGGATCGGACAGCTCACCGTGATCGACTGCCTGTTCATCGGGGTCGCCCAGCGCCACCTCGACCAGACCAGGGCAGCGCTGGAAGCCACCTACGAAGCGGTCGGCGCACATCGCCTCGGCGCCCGCCCTGACCGTCGCCGGCAGAAGGAGGATGGTCGATGA
- a CDS encoding YybH family protein: MTTDHDDRTVPSRTVPSRTGDPAQHAAAYVAAFNSGDREALDQVYEDAAVLVPVPGHPVTGAQRAAAGAHLLGLGLPIQATTRHVYVAGDVALLIVDWSIRGTAADGTEVDMAGTATDVARRGADGRWRYVIDNPHGTA, encoded by the coding sequence ATGACGACTGATCATGACGACCGCACCGTCCCTTCGCGCACCGTCCCTTCACGCACCGGCGATCCCGCCCAGCACGCGGCGGCTTACGTCGCGGCTTTCAACAGCGGCGACCGCGAGGCGCTCGACCAGGTCTACGAAGACGCGGCCGTGCTCGTCCCGGTGCCTGGCCATCCCGTGACCGGCGCGCAACGGGCCGCCGCCGGCGCACACCTGCTCGGACTCGGGCTCCCCATCCAGGCCACGACCCGGCACGTCTACGTGGCCGGCGACGTCGCGCTGCTCATCGTCGACTGGTCGATCCGCGGCACCGCGGCGGACGGCACCGAGGTCGACATGGCGGGCACCGCAACCGACGTCGCCCGCAGGGGCGCGGACGGCCGGTGGCGCTACGTCATCGACAACCCGCACGGGACCGCGTAG
- a CDS encoding SRPBCC family protein, producing MDPAPFRTDVSLHRNGTGHPTLRFERRYRHSKEQVWRALTEEAELAAWFPCAARIEATPGGTATFTFPGAPPQTGEVLVAEPPRALVFTWHGETLRWRLADVPGGCLLRLDIENQDPAHAAQSAAGYDLCLGQLATLLAAGSVRRVEMPPPQEVVQHYAEAFSAPDA from the coding sequence GTGGATCCCGCACCCTTCCGCACCGACGTGAGCCTGCACCGCAACGGCACCGGTCACCCGACGCTGCGCTTCGAACGCCGCTACCGCCACTCGAAGGAGCAGGTGTGGCGGGCGCTCACCGAGGAAGCCGAGCTCGCCGCCTGGTTCCCCTGCGCCGCGCGCATCGAGGCGACGCCGGGCGGCACCGCGACGTTCACGTTCCCGGGCGCCCCACCCCAGACCGGCGAGGTGCTGGTGGCGGAGCCGCCGCGCGCGCTGGTGTTCACCTGGCACGGCGAAACGCTGCGGTGGCGGCTGGCCGACGTGCCGGGCGGATGCCTGCTGCGGCTGGACATCGAGAACCAGGACCCCGCCCACGCCGCCCAGTCGGCCGCCGGATACGACCTGTGCCTCGGCCAGCTCGCCACGCTCCTCGCCGCGGGGTCGGTCCGGCGCGTCGAGATGCCCCCGCCGCAGGAGGTCGTCCAGCACTACGCGGAGGCGTTCTCAGCGCCCGATGCCTGA
- a CDS encoding pyridoxamine 5'-phosphate oxidase family protein yields MAVEEPTTLLDARYSAEGATPTSWARAREILEDAELYWLSTVRPDGRPHVTPLLAVWLEAALHFCTGPEERKARNLERNAHCVLTTGRNSLWEGLDVVVEGDAVRVVDDARLCRLADAYESKYGAEWHFDVRDGAFQHTAGGEALVFEVAPATAFGFRKGEYSQTRWTF; encoded by the coding sequence ATGGCGGTAGAGGAACCCACGACCCTGCTCGACGCCCGCTACAGCGCCGAGGGGGCGACGCCGACGAGTTGGGCGCGGGCACGGGAGATCCTGGAGGACGCGGAGCTGTACTGGTTGTCGACGGTGCGGCCCGACGGCCGTCCGCACGTCACGCCGCTGCTGGCGGTGTGGCTGGAGGCCGCGCTGCACTTCTGCACCGGTCCGGAGGAGCGCAAGGCGCGCAACCTGGAGCGCAACGCCCACTGCGTGCTCACGACGGGGCGCAACTCCCTGTGGGAGGGGCTCGACGTGGTGGTCGAAGGCGACGCGGTGCGGGTCGTCGACGACGCCCGGCTGTGCCGTCTCGCCGACGCGTACGAGTCGAAGTACGGCGCCGAATGGCACTTCGACGTGCGCGACGGCGCTTTTCAGCACACGGCCGGCGGCGAGGCGCTGGTGTTCGAGGTGGCGCCGGCGACGGCGTTCGGGTTCCGCAAGGGCGAGTACAGCCAGACCCGCTGGACCTTCTGA
- a CDS encoding PPOX class F420-dependent oxidoreductase has protein sequence MAVIPRDREDILNKRAFAHVATIGPSGEPQSSPVWVGWDGTHIKFSQTRTRQKYRNLQRDARISMSLHDPDQPYRYLEVRGEVVRVEDDPDNAFINSMAKKYLDEDTYPWAQPGEERIVLYVEPRHCTKQ, from the coding sequence ATGGCGGTGATTCCGCGAGACCGCGAGGACATCCTCAACAAGCGGGCGTTCGCCCACGTGGCCACGATCGGACCGAGCGGCGAACCGCAGTCCAGTCCGGTGTGGGTCGGCTGGGACGGCACCCACATCAAGTTCAGCCAGACCAGGACGCGGCAGAAGTACCGCAACCTGCAGCGGGACGCCAGGATCTCGATGTCCTTGCACGACCCCGACCAGCCCTACCGCTACCTGGAGGTGCGCGGCGAGGTCGTCCGGGTCGAGGACGACCCGGACAACGCGTTCATCAACAGCATGGCCAAGAAGTACCTCGACGAGGACACCTACCCCTGGGCCCAGCCCGGCGAGGAGCGCATCGTCCTCTACGTCGAGCCGCGGCACTGCACCAAGCAGTGA
- a CDS encoding DinB family protein encodes MPTLVRAAADDRDALVVFLEEQRASLRRAVHGLDDEQAAARPVPSSDLCLGGLVKHVANAERNWVDIVAGRPSPARDWSTEFGMAPEETLADLLTRYRKISDETAAVFAGISDLDRALDIGPLSALIPDGTERTPRWVLSHLIQETARHAGHADILREALDGSTAADLVEATGTPFFT; translated from the coding sequence ATGCCGACCCTGGTCCGCGCCGCGGCCGACGACCGCGACGCGTTGGTCGTTTTCCTGGAAGAACAACGCGCGTCGCTGCGCCGTGCCGTGCACGGCCTCGACGACGAGCAGGCCGCCGCTCGTCCGGTGCCGAGCAGCGACCTGTGCCTGGGCGGCCTGGTCAAGCACGTCGCCAACGCCGAGCGCAACTGGGTGGACATCGTCGCCGGCCGCCCGTCCCCCGCGCGGGACTGGAGCACCGAGTTCGGCATGGCCCCGGAGGAGACGCTGGCCGACCTGCTGACCAGGTACCGGAAGATCTCCGACGAGACCGCGGCCGTGTTCGCCGGCATCTCCGACCTGGACCGTGCGCTGGACATCGGCCCGCTCAGCGCCCTGATCCCCGACGGCACCGAGCGGACGCCGCGATGGGTGCTCTCGCACCTGATCCAGGAGACCGCGCGGCACGCCGGGCACGCCGACATCCTGCGCGAAGCGCTGGACGGCTCCACGGCGGCGGACCTGGTGGAGGCCACCGGCACGCCGTTCTTCACCTGA
- a CDS encoding serine hydrolase domain-containing protein, giving the protein MGKTVLAIAVLSVAALTAGSASASPVGGGRFDRPWDGFAPASTELRDGDPSDAGLRSKPIDQAVRQIEAWTETVPGREHPMYAGAVGLVVHNGVVVSRSQAGYEVRYADGQGTELPADQWEPVDRDTIFDVASISKLFTSIAVLQQVEAGAVDLDSPVAGYLPEFGANGKQTITVRQLLTHTSGLPAEVKLWTLPPQDRVPTVMALEPKSPPGTAYTYSDPNMITLGVLVERVTGERLDEVVDERITEPLGMRDTGYNPDQGELRRIAATEFQADPPRGMVRGQAHDENAWSLGGVAGQAGVFSTAGDLAILGQTLLNGGAYAGERILGEHSVEQMLTNFNSAFPGNSHGLGFELDQRWYMAGLSGPHTAGHTGYTGTSLVIDPASRSIVVLLTNRVHPSRSWGSNNPARQALAQGLAEAMSVRPVRGSKSWFAPPQGPATLTTDSLGPVTGAAQVTFDAFVDTQLDGDGVDALSVEASGDEGATWQPVPLSATGPGAPEGPQQSLAGAGHRSWWRVQGSVPESSKPLRLRWRYAPDDQYVGRGVNIDGISVADRAGVLLDGERDDERLTPEGWLQTPR; this is encoded by the coding sequence ATGGGGAAGACGGTACTGGCGATCGCGGTGTTGTCGGTCGCCGCGCTGACCGCGGGGTCGGCCTCGGCTTCCCCGGTTGGTGGTGGGCGCTTCGACCGGCCGTGGGACGGGTTCGCCCCGGCGAGCACCGAGCTGCGTGACGGCGACCCCTCGGACGCGGGACTGCGCTCCAAGCCCATCGACCAGGCGGTCCGCCAGATCGAGGCGTGGACCGAGACCGTGCCCGGGCGGGAGCACCCGATGTACGCGGGCGCGGTCGGCCTGGTGGTGCACAACGGTGTCGTGGTGAGCCGGTCGCAGGCCGGGTACGAGGTGCGCTACGCCGACGGGCAGGGCACCGAGCTGCCGGCCGACCAGTGGGAGCCGGTGGACCGCGACACGATCTTCGACGTCGCCTCGATCTCGAAGCTGTTCACCTCCATCGCGGTGTTGCAGCAGGTGGAGGCGGGTGCGGTCGACCTGGACTCGCCGGTGGCCGGCTACCTGCCGGAGTTCGGCGCCAACGGCAAGCAGACCATCACCGTCCGCCAGCTGCTCACCCACACCTCGGGACTGCCCGCCGAGGTCAAGCTGTGGACGCTGCCGCCCCAGGACCGCGTTCCGACGGTCATGGCGCTCGAGCCCAAGAGCCCGCCCGGGACCGCCTACACCTACTCCGACCCGAACATGATCACGCTCGGCGTGCTGGTCGAGCGGGTCACCGGTGAGCGGCTGGACGAGGTGGTGGACGAGAGGATCACCGAACCACTCGGCATGCGCGACACCGGCTACAACCCGGACCAAGGCGAGCTGCGCCGGATCGCCGCGACCGAGTTCCAGGCCGATCCGCCGCGCGGGATGGTGCGCGGCCAGGCTCACGACGAGAACGCGTGGTCGCTCGGCGGCGTGGCCGGCCAGGCCGGGGTGTTCTCCACCGCCGGCGACCTGGCGATCCTCGGTCAGACCCTGCTCAACGGGGGTGCCTACGCCGGTGAGCGCATCCTCGGCGAGCACAGCGTCGAGCAGATGCTCACCAACTTCAACAGCGCGTTCCCGGGCAACTCGCACGGCCTCGGCTTCGAGCTGGACCAGCGCTGGTACATGGCAGGGCTCAGCGGCCCGCACACCGCGGGGCACACCGGCTACACCGGGACGTCGCTGGTGATCGACCCCGCTTCGCGCTCGATCGTCGTCCTGCTGACCAACCGGGTGCACCCGTCGCGGTCCTGGGGCTCCAACAACCCCGCGCGCCAGGCGCTCGCGCAGGGCCTCGCCGAGGCCATGTCGGTCCGCCCGGTGCGAGGGTCGAAGTCGTGGTTCGCCCCGCCGCAGGGCCCGGCGACGCTGACGACCGACTCGCTGGGCCCGGTGACCGGGGCCGCCCAGGTGACCTTCGACGCGTTCGTCGACACCCAGCTGGACGGCGACGGCGTGGACGCGCTGTCGGTGGAGGCCAGCGGCGACGAGGGCGCGACGTGGCAGCCGGTGCCGCTCAGTGCCACCGGTCCGGGAGCGCCCGAAGGCCCTCAGCAGTCGCTGGCGGGGGCGGGCCATCGGTCGTGGTGGCGAGTGCAGGGCTCGGTGCCGGAGTCGTCCAAGCCGCTGCGGCTGCGCTGGCGCTACGCGCCGGACGACCAGTACGTGGGGCGCGGGGTCAACATCGACGGCATCTCGGTGGCAGACCGCGCCGGCGTGCTGCTCGACGGCGAGCGCGACGACGAGCGGCTGACGCCCGAGGGCTGGCTCCAGACACCGCGCTAG
- a CDS encoding exo-beta-N-acetylmuramidase NamZ family protein has translation MDRRSFLTTSALSASMLGLTTGAACAAPPTPAPNRSGVLTGADVLAADGWRPITGRRIGVVTNPTGVLGSMQHVVDAMHTGGDVEIVAVFGPEHGFRGTSQAGGSEGDYADPRTGLPVYDAYGADADKLAGMFRKAGVEQVVFDIADVGARFYTYIWTMYVAMEAAAKVGASFLVLDRPNPIGGTQVAGPQLDPRFASGVGLLPIVLQHGMTVGELARMFAREHLPGTPEPEVVKVQRWHGRGPDTGLPWIPPSPNMPTPDTAAVYPGTGLFEGTTWSEGRGTTRPFEIIGAPGVDWRWADELNAARIPGVGFRETYFVPTFSKHTGVTCGGVQVYRYGEIDSILVAVTMIVTARKLYPFAWREDGMIDKLFGSDRLRTMVDAGADVGEIVGSWQDELADFRRRREAYLLYS, from the coding sequence ATGGATCGCCGCAGCTTCCTCACCACCTCCGCGCTGTCGGCGTCGATGCTCGGGCTCACCACCGGCGCCGCCTGCGCCGCGCCGCCGACCCCGGCCCCGAACCGCTCCGGGGTGCTGACCGGTGCCGACGTGCTGGCAGCCGACGGCTGGCGGCCGATCACCGGCCGCCGCATCGGCGTGGTGACCAACCCGACCGGCGTGCTGGGCTCGATGCAGCACGTCGTCGACGCCATGCACACCGGCGGTGACGTCGAAATCGTCGCGGTGTTCGGGCCCGAGCACGGATTCCGCGGCACGTCGCAGGCGGGCGGGTCCGAGGGCGACTACGCCGACCCCCGCACCGGCCTGCCGGTGTACGACGCCTACGGCGCCGACGCCGACAAGCTGGCCGGGATGTTCCGCAAGGCCGGGGTCGAGCAGGTGGTGTTCGACATCGCAGACGTCGGGGCGCGCTTCTACACCTACATCTGGACGATGTACGTCGCGATGGAGGCGGCCGCGAAGGTCGGGGCGTCGTTCCTGGTCCTCGACCGGCCGAACCCGATCGGCGGGACGCAGGTCGCCGGTCCGCAGCTGGACCCGCGCTTCGCGTCGGGGGTCGGTCTGCTGCCGATCGTGCTCCAGCACGGCATGACCGTCGGCGAGCTGGCCAGGATGTTCGCCAGGGAGCACCTGCCCGGAACGCCGGAGCCCGAGGTCGTGAAGGTGCAGCGCTGGCACGGCCGCGGTCCGGATACGGGTCTGCCGTGGATTCCGCCGAGCCCGAACATGCCGACTCCCGACACGGCCGCGGTCTACCCGGGTACCGGTCTGTTCGAGGGCACGACGTGGTCCGAGGGGCGCGGGACGACGCGGCCGTTCGAGATCATCGGCGCCCCCGGGGTGGACTGGCGGTGGGCCGACGAGCTCAACGCCGCGCGCATCCCGGGCGTGGGGTTCCGCGAGACCTACTTCGTGCCGACGTTCTCCAAGCACACCGGGGTGACGTGCGGAGGCGTGCAGGTCTACCGATACGGCGAGATCGACTCGATCCTCGTCGCGGTCACCATGATCGTCACCGCCAGGAAGCTGTACCCGTTCGCCTGGCGCGAGGACGGGATGATCGACAAGTTGTTCGGATCCGACCGGTTGCGCACGATGGTGGACGCGGGTGCGGACGTCGGCGAGATCGTCGGGTCGTGGCAGGACGAGCTGGCGGACTTCCGCCGCCGGCGCGAGGCTTATCTGCTCTACAGCTGA
- a CDS encoding glycoside hydrolase family 3 protein, giving the protein MGRKSRLAAATISAVAVVSASLTAIGNAAPAGDAHSWATRTMRGMTLEEKVGQLFVTYAYGRTADTPHQANRDEFGVATPAEVVQKYHLGGVIHFNWTDSIYDPKQIAELSNGLQRAAVTSGAKIPLLISTDQEQGQITRIKEPATQLPGNMALGAGRSPADAEHAAVITGQELRAMGLAQNFAPSGDVNVNPANPVIGVRSFSSDPGLAAELTAAQVRGYQGYGAVSTSVKHFPGHGDTNQDSHEELPVIEHDRQQWEALDAPPFRAAIDAGTDTVMSAHIVVPKLDDSGEPSTLSRNVLTGMLREELGFRGVVVTDSLQMEGVRHKHPDAEIPVLALEAGADQLLMPQHLQVAIDGVLGAVRSGRLTEQRIDQSVERILRMKAGRGVIDRPFVDVSKVDQIVGSPRNLEAAQKITDRTTTLLRNDAGALPLRQPPGRVLVTGAGASPTKALAGSITARGSQATSLDTGMKPTPQQIDQAVQAAGQNDLTVVLTNAAWNETNAAQRDLVRGLQRSGKPVVAVAVRDPYDAAHVEEVPTWLTTYSDKAVAMESLAKALFGEITPAGKLPVPVPDPTRPGTDRYPFGHGLSW; this is encoded by the coding sequence GTGGGCAGGAAAAGCCGCCTCGCCGCGGCCACGATCAGCGCGGTAGCCGTCGTATCCGCCAGCCTGACCGCCATCGGCAACGCCGCTCCGGCCGGTGACGCCCACTCGTGGGCCACCCGGACCATGCGCGGCATGACGCTGGAGGAGAAGGTCGGCCAGCTCTTCGTCACCTACGCCTACGGCCGCACCGCCGACACCCCGCACCAGGCCAACCGGGACGAGTTCGGCGTCGCCACCCCCGCCGAGGTGGTGCAGAAGTACCACCTCGGCGGCGTCATCCACTTCAACTGGACCGACAGCATCTACGACCCGAAGCAGATCGCCGAGCTGTCCAACGGCCTGCAGCGGGCCGCGGTGACCTCGGGCGCGAAGATCCCGCTGCTGATCTCCACCGACCAGGAGCAGGGCCAGATCACCCGGATCAAGGAGCCCGCCACGCAGCTGCCCGGCAACATGGCGCTGGGCGCCGGGCGCTCGCCCGCCGACGCCGAGCACGCGGCGGTGATCACCGGCCAGGAGCTGCGGGCCATGGGCCTTGCGCAGAACTTCGCGCCGAGTGGCGACGTCAACGTCAACCCCGCCAACCCGGTCATCGGTGTCCGCTCGTTCTCCTCCGACCCCGGGCTGGCCGCCGAGCTGACCGCGGCGCAGGTCCGCGGCTACCAGGGCTACGGCGCCGTCAGCACCTCGGTCAAGCACTTCCCGGGTCACGGCGACACCAACCAGGACAGCCACGAGGAGCTGCCGGTCATCGAGCACGACCGCCAGCAGTGGGAGGCCCTCGACGCGCCGCCGTTCCGCGCCGCGATCGACGCGGGCACCGACACCGTGATGAGCGCACACATCGTCGTGCCGAAGCTCGACGACTCCGGGGAGCCCTCGACGCTCTCGCGCAACGTGCTCACCGGGATGCTGCGCGAGGAGCTGGGCTTCCGGGGCGTGGTCGTCACCGACTCGCTGCAGATGGAAGGCGTCCGGCACAAGCACCCCGACGCCGAGATCCCGGTGCTGGCGCTGGAGGCCGGTGCCGACCAGCTGCTGATGCCGCAGCACCTGCAGGTCGCCATCGACGGCGTGCTCGGCGCGGTGCGCTCCGGCAGGCTCACCGAGCAGCGGATCGACCAGAGCGTGGAGCGCATCCTGCGGATGAAGGCGGGGCGCGGCGTGATCGACCGGCCCTTCGTCGACGTGTCCAAGGTGGACCAGATCGTCGGGTCCCCGCGCAACCTCGAAGCCGCGCAGAAGATCACCGACCGCACCACGACGCTGCTGCGCAACGACGCGGGCGCGCTGCCGTTGCGGCAGCCGCCGGGCCGGGTGCTGGTGACCGGTGCGGGCGCGAGCCCGACCAAGGCGCTCGCGGGCAGCATCACCGCCCGCGGTTCGCAGGCGACCTCGCTGGACACCGGCATGAAGCCGACGCCGCAGCAGATCGACCAGGCCGTCCAGGCGGCCGGGCAGAACGACCTGACCGTGGTGCTGACCAACGCCGCGTGGAACGAGACCAACGCGGCGCAGCGCGACCTGGTGCGCGGATTGCAGCGAAGCGGTAAACCGGTGGTTGCGGTCGCGGTCCGCGACCCCTACGACGCCGCCCACGTGGAGGAAGTGCCGACCTGGCTCACCACCTACTCTGACAAGGCGGTGGCGATGGAGTCGCTGGCCAAGGCGCTGTTCGGGGAGATCACCCCGGCCGGCAAGCTGCCGGTCCCGGTTCCCGACCCGACCAGGCCGGGAACCGACCGCTACCCGTTCGGGCACGGTCTGAGCTGGTAA
- a CDS encoding HAD-IB family hydrolase, with protein sequence MLGGVTEPANHPVAPQPRVAAFFDLDKTVIAKSSTLAFSRPFFQEGLINRRAVLKSAYAQFVFMLAGADADQMDRMRAHITSLCTGWDVEQVNAIVEETLHDIVDPLVYKEATQLIAEHKEQGHDIVVLSASGQEVVGPIAKLLGATHSSGTRMVVSAGRYTGEVDFYCSAENKAAAARELAEEHGYDLSQCHAYSDSVTDLPLLESVGHPTVVNPDRGLRKEAVQRGWPTLAFDHPVSLRARIPTPSRAAVTAAGVGMGAVAAAGAAWWGVRYWRRHR encoded by the coding sequence ATGCTGGGCGGCGTGACAGAGCCCGCGAACCACCCGGTCGCCCCGCAGCCACGTGTGGCAGCGTTCTTCGATCTGGACAAGACGGTCATCGCGAAGTCGAGCACGCTCGCCTTCAGCAGGCCGTTCTTCCAGGAAGGACTGATCAACCGGCGTGCGGTGCTCAAGAGCGCCTACGCCCAGTTCGTGTTCATGCTGGCCGGCGCCGACGCCGACCAGATGGACCGGATGCGCGCGCACATCACCTCGCTGTGCACCGGGTGGGACGTCGAGCAGGTCAACGCCATCGTCGAGGAGACGCTGCACGACATCGTCGACCCGCTGGTCTACAAGGAGGCGACCCAGCTCATCGCCGAGCACAAGGAGCAAGGTCACGACATCGTGGTGCTCTCGGCGTCGGGCCAGGAGGTCGTGGGGCCGATCGCCAAGCTGCTCGGCGCCACGCACTCGTCCGGGACCCGGATGGTGGTCTCCGCCGGGCGCTACACCGGCGAGGTCGACTTCTACTGCTCGGCGGAGAACAAGGCCGCCGCCGCCCGCGAGCTCGCCGAGGAGCACGGCTACGACCTCTCGCAGTGCCACGCCTACTCCGACTCGGTCACCGATCTCCCGCTGCTGGAGAGCGTCGGGCACCCGACTGTGGTCAACCCCGACCGGGGCCTGCGCAAGGAGGCGGTGCAGCGCGGCTGGCCGACGCTCGCCTTCGACCACCCGGTGTCGCTTCGCGCCCGCATCCCCACGCCGTCGCGCGCAGCGGTGACCGCTGCCGGGGTCGGCATGGGCGCCGTCGCGGCGGCGGGGGCGGCTTGGTGGGGCGTGCGGTACTGGCGTCGCCACCGGTGA